A segment of the Chlorocebus sabaeus isolate Y175 chromosome 15, mChlSab1.0.hap1, whole genome shotgun sequence genome:
TGTACAGTTCAGGTACTGAAATGAGTACCACATTGGCGTCCAATCGTGGCAGTTTTTATACACCAGAATAGCATAGGCGAAGTCTTTTAAAAGAATTACAGCAAACATCTTTATAAGGGCCATACATGTAACACATTTAAAGTATTAAAAGGTACAGCTGACTCAATAGCAAAATTTAAAAGCTACATCCTGTTAGCACATTTAACCCAAATGAACTTGAATCTTTCTATGATTTACCACTCAGGAAACTAGGACAGAATAAATTTCTTGTCAAAAGCAGTTTGTTTATTTACACAAAACTAGAAGTTAATTAATGTTACTACCTGCTAAAGCAGATAGCAACGAGGCCCTTGTCTGTAATATTTATACTGTCCCAAATATTAACGTCACCTTAAAATGGCAAAActttaaattactattttctctacaaaataaatgtaatctatcatATATAGACCTGGAAAAAACCCAAAAGTTCAAATTCTTAATGTGAAAGTAGGGAAAGAttcaaaagtgaaaaatgttttatactttatgtAAATGATACTTAAGTATGACAAACAGGTGATAATTCAAGTTCATAACTAGTAAGTCACTGAAAGATAAATGCATTCATTCATGTACcacaaaattaaagaagacatgaGGACATGCCGCAGTCAGCGAAATAGCCAAGAATCAACAATTTACTAGTTATTTTGTCCCAAACTATTACCATGTGTGTTTGGTATGTTAACAATTTAAATATCCACATTAGGCTAAACATCAAGCACCTGTTAGCAGTGGAAACTGAAACATTTTGATgctaaaaaatacacaagataTTTAGACGCTATTTCATTGGTTGTCAAAAACAGTGACTActgcaaataattaaatataaaatattgtgcCAGGTCCTCTCAgggaaatgtgaaaataatacTGACGATCTCATTGTCATTGTTGTGATTTTACTGGAATTAAACAAAAGCCAGAAGTTATAGATTTATGACTGCCAATACTATCTTTGGATAGTTACAATACAGTATGTAAAATTAAAGATGGCTTTGTTTAAAAGACTGCCATAAATCAATAAAACCCAACTGTGTCTGGTGGACATGGTAGAGAGAATGGCAATTTTGAGAGAGGAGTGCTTCTAAAGGCATTTCCTTGGAggttctgaggttttttttttttttctccacattaCTGAAAGGCCAAGAAATGTGGTGTGATCACTATAATTCCTACAACAAAACTTCCACTTATAATAGTTACATGTTCCCAAACTAATTTTCTTCTGTCTGCCATGCTGGCTTCCATATTCCATGGTCCACTGTCATCTTTTGGTCTTCTTTTTTTGTAGTACAGCAGCCCTCATGCTGCTATCCATTGAGTAGGTAAACCACCAATTCATAGGTGGCCATCATAATGGCTGTGTTTGGAATCTGTCTCACTAGATGAGTTGTCAGACCACGGTAAAGAGACCCATAACCTTCTTCTTGAACGAGCAAAGCTAGTGTCTGAAAAAAAGATCTGTATTTTGTTCCCTCTTCACGTAGTCTTGTTCTTACAACTTCTgtttaggaaagaaagaaaatcattttacttAAACATTATTGATATCTTTACACTCTTCTAATTATAACTGAGCACATCCCATTCATCAGTCTATAAGTGTAAGCTCAGGATAAAAAAGGAGTAGCTTTTAATGTGTAGCTTATTGAAACCAGTCTCATTATAGTAACATCAAACTTCTAATATGGCCCAAATCATGCACGTTAATTATAAGACTTTATAGTCTTTGAATGTAAAAAGACACAATATAACAAAAGAGAAGTATCAGTTGTATGCTAAACAGATAAAAGGAAGGATAGATATAAGAAGGAGGAAAAGGTGAAGAAGCAGTAAAGAGGTGGCATCCAGGATGAATATAAAAAGGATACAGTGAGAAACAAGCAGAAAAGATTTAACATGAATAGTACAAAGAAACAATAGCATTATTAATCTATTCAAAATAGTCCACACATGAGTGTGAAACATCATGTGGACAAAGAAGTTGACAATGTTCCAAACATTAGCTGCCAGCTATAAATCCCAGTCTGGGAATCAAGTAAGCAAAAATCATAAATTTTTAAGAGCTGAATGAACCTTAAAGATTAGTCAGTccaatttttcctcattttaaaagatgagaaacCAGAGCTACTGAGAGATTCTGGCCAGCTGCGGGTAGAAGCTGGGACAAGAATTCAGAGCTTCCTATGTAACTACTTTTTTTACATCCactatttctcaaactttttcaaCAAAGTATTCCAGAAGGGCATGGGGAAATAGTCTAAAGCAACCCACAGCAATTGTCACTATTTACTTGAAATCTGTTCTGTCTTAAAGATTCGtgccatttatatatttaactcCAAAATGTCCTatttgaccaggtgtggtggctcatgcctgtaatcctatagcattctgggaggccgaggtgggagaatcacttgagcccaggagtttgagaccagcctggggaaccagagactatgtctctactaaaaattaaaaaattagctgggcatagtggcctgagcccatagtcccagctacttaggaggctggggcaggaggattaaTCGAGCCTtggagttcaaggttgtagtgagctatgatcatgtggctgcactcaaacctgggtgacacagtgacattctgtctaccaaaaaaataaaaaaataaaaaaaaataacgtATCTTATCAACTGTACCTCTTCCTGTAATGACATCATCTCACTTCAAGGGAAAAGTCTGCTTAAACCCCAAAACTCTATTCCTTACACCTTAGCAGGCCACCATCCTAACCCACCCCATAGGTCAGTATCTAAACAATATTGCTGATACTGTcgtattttgaattcttttagaAAAGTCAGGAAATTCCTTCAGGAAACTGAGATAAGTTCATAGTCCAACCTGGTTAAAGAGTTGGTTTCATAAATTACTATTAGAGCAAATGTGCATTTTCTAGGCCTGTCTCATTTTTCCTGATATGATATACAATGGACACTGTAAATATTAATCAGTGTAAGTGAACAAAAACAAGGGCTTACActaaaaaacaaatcttaaacatacaaaaatcaaaagctacacttaaaacaaccaaaaaagctACCAAAACACCTCAGCATGTAGCAAATTCTTAAGTGATTTATCTAGCTATCAATGAAAAAGgctatattataaaatttaaatatttaatatttaaatatatttatattataaaatttaaatacagaaatattaatatacttatttgccaacatgaaataatgtaaaatagcTTGGTCTTTGGGATTACAGACTTTAATTCAAATTTGGGCTTCAGCATTAAGTaggtatgtgaccttgggcaagttatttcatgtttacatttcttttcagTATTCCATTTCAAAGGGAGAACAATTCTAGTTATGTTCTAGCAAAACAGGGAAAATAAGTACTTTAGATAATTTTTACATAGATTAGTAATGTATGTAAACTATCTACTATAGCGCCTACATCTATGCtcttttcaaaaatcagaaaCTTGCCCAAAAGTCACCAAGCGGAAGTGAGTAAGGCTGGAATTTGATTGACTTCAGAGCTCATGCTCAATCATCACcatgctatttgatagcataataCTGACCTATTAATAGAGCCTACGTTACTTAACCAGATTTAATCTCATTATGAACTCTCAAGAATTGTATTTTGTTATACCAGAACGCagtaaaattataaatgcttTAATAAGTGAGCTGTTGGCTGGGGTGggaaaatatttctgatttaATAGATATTGCTTCTTACCATGTGGATATGCTATAGTTGTGGCACAAGTTTTTGAGGTGGCAGCAGCTAGCATCATTCCCACAAAATCTGATGCTTCTTTCACAGACTCTTCATCATTTTCCATTGTAGAAGCAGTCTTACATTCCAGTAGTTTTTGCTTTATACTttcataaataacaaaatggataACAGTCTCTGATATACCAGCATATGAAGCAGACATGCCCCTATAAAATCCTTTTAGTCCATCTGTCTGATACACTTTACGAACACATTCAAAAGCACCCATTCGCCTTTCCCCACGGTTCCtgaaaagcaagaagaaacaTCTTACTGAtaggttttttaaataaagtaagtaaaatataataaaatatgtcacTCTAATAATAAAGAATGGCCTTCTTTAACTCATGaagaattagaatttaaaaaaaaattcatattttagatTTCCTATTCTTTTGTCTCAAATTTGTCATATGAAATGAGTGATAAgtaaatagtttattttactgAATGCAAAATGCACTACATTGAATCTTCAGTCTCGTGTCCTCATTGGGGTTCATGTGGCAGGGATAAGCAATAAAATCCTTTAGGAACTGTACACCCTGACTGCAgctcaagacaaaaacaaaacaaagtaaacaaaaatcctCACATTGTATTAATTCCAGTTCTAAGTAAACTGAATTTCCTTTGCATTTAGTAACACAAATAGAATGACTGAGACACTAATGATGATAGAATATCATAAAGCAAgcagtatgtttttttttttttttgagacggagtcttgctctgtcacccagtgcgttggctggatctcagctcactgcaagctccgcctcccaggtttacgccattctcctgcctcagcctcccgagtagctgggactacaggcggccgccacctcgtcctgctagatttttgtatttgttagtagagacggggtttcaccgtgttagccaggatggtcttgatctcctgacctcgtgatccgcccgtctcggcctcccaaagtgctgggattacaagcttgagccaccgcgcccagcaacaAGCAGTATGATTAACTAAAATTCTGTGCACCTGAGGGATTCTCTTTCAACCCCACTCATATTCTACCTAAGAGGTGATGGGGTGAATGTCAGTCAAATTCCCTATGATCATTTAAAGGTAATGGCCATATCAGTCTCCCTGGTGACTAGTAAATGAGAACCTGTTGTGTTATAAAGTATTTATTCAGTACTCTGCCTAAGACAATGTCCTTAGTTCTACCTAAGGCGGCAGCACCTACTCTTACAGAACACAACATCTCCTTCTACACATGCATGTAATTTTGAGTTTTAACAATATTTGTTACCTTATACTGATTCCCCCAACAGGATCTTATCTATAAAGAGATAGGTTTATATGCTACCtataaaaaaagggaaaatttaccTATTTATAAATTGTACCTAACTTGTTTCTGACATAAAATAAAACCACCACAACACCCACTTAATTACCTACAGATTCCACCAGTTTTATGAATGGATTGTCTTTAGATATTGAATACCTATTAGATAAATGATCCACAAACCAACTGTAACTAGTTTCTGCCATTAAAGATCCTTCCTCACAAGTTAAAACAGATACAAATCCTGAAAGGTGACATATCAgccctatttttgttttctttaattgatttttcttttttaacaaatggAGTCTCCAtagtgcaatcatggttcaccgcagtctcaaactcctgggctcaagcaaccctcccatctcagcctcccaggtagctaggactacaggcatgcattttttttgtagagattaagtcttgcagtgttgcccagactgttcttaaactcctggcctcaagcaatcctcctgccttggcctcccaaagtgctgggattaccagtataagccactgcacccagccctcagcCTTATAAACTAGAATCCTCAAGTCAACCTTTCATTATCACCCCACCCCTGCAAGCCTAAGAATTGTGCTAGCTTGTGTtacaagtggaaaaaaataatattaaagagtTTTAAGTCATGCTTTTCCTGGATTCCTTATAGAGCAATgctaaacacagtgaaacctaaCCCTGGTAGTTTACAATAGAATAATGTGGACTAGCATCTTGTACTTTCTAACCTTTGGAATAAGTCTTAGCTACCATTACTTTTCAGATATGTGGCTTTAAGAAATAAACTTGGAGTTTTACTACAACACTCAAGATTTTATTAAAAGATCTATTTCAGATTAAACAGTTAGATATTTCTTTTCAAGTTTCCAAACAGTATATAGTTCAACATGACAGAAGATGGAAAACTGACATTTAAGCAGGCATAATTGTTAATGATGTTAGATCAGTTTGACTTAAAGCCTATAGGACATAACACTATTTCCCaaacaccaaaatataaaaacagtaagaACATGTTATACACAGAATCTACTCCAGACTGAAAGTctaaaatagtttaaaaccattaatattattattgtagCATATAAGATAGGACCATCTTGCTACTTAAGGGTCTATTCTAAAGCCAATAGGAGAGTTGAGATGGCAAGACCCTATGCAGCACTGCTTTTGGCCTACTCTCAGTTCCCAGAACACCAAAGGCCCTACACTTTAGAACCTATGAGGTTTGCACCGATTGGTTCCTCTGCTTTAAATGGTTTCAAAAAACCTTTCCTTGATTATTCCATTTAAAATTAGTCCCCACTGTTTCCTGGTGCATCTCTAAGACATAGCAGTATCTGCTAATAtagatttgttgaatgaatgaatctggcTATTATAAAGTGGTCAGTGGTAACAGATGATACATGAGAACTATTTTGTCAGCCTAGGGTTCTAGCCTAGGCCAATTATAAGTACCCATGTAGGGAAAGTATTACCTTTTGGGTTAGGTTAATctacctctttctttcctttctgtttctctatgGAATCTTTCTAGccactctttttaaaataaaacaaaacaacacatatTAATAATACACTTTTTTCACCTGGAAAAGCTCATATTGTCAACTCTTACATTATCTTTTTTCTGATGGCAGACCCAAGTTTCAAAACTACAACAACAAATTcagcagcaaaagaaagaaaaaatttgtaGAAAAAAAGTAGTTAAATCCACTTTAaccaattttattttaaggaattaacATACCTTGCATCAAGCTGTAACCGAGTCTTTATAAGCCAAATGGGGTTGGTTGCTGTGATTGCAGTAAAACCTAAACAAACATGTTTAAAATGAACTCTGGTAAAAATGAAGAATACACTGTTAactttaaggtttta
Coding sequences within it:
- the SLC25A36 gene encoding solute carrier family 25 member 36; the encoded protein is MSQRDTLVHLFAGGCGGTVGAILTCPLEVVKTRLQSSSVTLYISEVHLNTMAGASVNRIVSPGPLHCLKLILEKEGPRSLFRGLGPNLVGVAPSRAIYFAAYSNCKEKLNDVFDPDSTQVHMISAAMAGFTAITATNPIWLIKTRLQLDARNRGERRMGAFECVRKVYQTDGLKGFYRGMSASYAGISETVIHFVIYESIKQKLLECKTASTMENDEESVKEASDFVGMMLAAATSKTCATTIAYPHEVVRTRLREEGTKYRSFFQTLALLVQEEGYGSLYRGLTTHLVRQIPNTAIMMATYELVVYLLNG